A window from Citrus sinensis cultivar Valencia sweet orange chromosome 5, DVS_A1.0, whole genome shotgun sequence encodes these proteins:
- the LOC102628209 gene encoding uncharacterized protein LOC102628209 isoform X3: MALSISSSPLVLTPNLNRSDSLSRLSYPTPRLRVSDKQCSIKAIRSSRTHIDPTPHNDRQPLYLHFKLPFQLASASVVLFLGFGVRICSAGPAQLPLAPIVTQQDQLLNQGTDQEDDEKLKQEFENWKSKTYALTVPLRVVSLQNSVPQSWVKEFMRSQGKRLKFQMNLCASIDGIVNNLSVPFNKVKAKSASYMGADLVSVGDSWLSFAIKKRLIEPIAGAEDQDWFKCLSHKWQVYLCRNDAGEIDPRGKIWAAPYRWGTMVIAYKKSKFRKHNLAPIEDWKDLWRPELAGRISMVNSPREVIGSVLKYMGASYNSNNIDLQVAGGKISVQQNLALLANQVRLFDSTHYLKAFGIGDVWVAVGWSSDVLPAVKRNPCCLKT, from the exons ATGGCGTTATCAATATCATCTTCTCCACTCGTACTGACACCAAACCTTAACCGTTCAGATTCCCTTTCTCGACTTTCATACCCTACGCCCCGTCTACGTGTCTCCGATAAACAGTGCTCAATTAAGGCCATCAGATCATCCCGGACCCACATTGATCCAACGCCTCACAATGACCGACAACCTCTATATCTCCATTTCAAGCTCCCTTTTCAACTGGCTTCTGCTTCCGTCGTACTCTTTCTCGGATTCGGAGTCCGTATTTGCTCGGCCGGTCCCGCACAGCTCCCTCTCGCTCCAATTGTCACCCAACAAGACCAATTGCTTAATCAAGGCACAGACCAAGAAGATGATGAGAAATTGAAACAAGAATTTGAGAATTGGAAATCGAAAACGTACGCATTGACCGTGCCTTTAAGGGTTGTTTCTCTTCAAAATTCAGTGCCTCAATCTTGGGTTAAGGAATTTATGCGAAGTCAGGGAAAGAGATTGAAGTTTCAGATGAATTTGTGTGCTAGCATTGATGGGATCGTTAACAATTTATCTGTGCCCTTTAACAAAGTTAAGGCTAAGTCAGCCTCATATATGGGTGCTGATTTGGTTAGTGTTGGTGATTCATGGCTCAGCTTTGCGATTAAAAAGAGATTGATTGAGCCAATAGCTGGAGCTGAAGATCAAGATTGGTTCAAATGCTTAAGTCACAAATGGCAG GTATATCTATGCAGGAATGATGCAGGAGAAATTGATCCTCGAGGTAAAATATGGGCGGCACCATACAGGTGGGGCACAATGGTGATAGCCTACAAGAAAAGTAAATTTCGAAAGCATAATTTGGCTCCAATTGAG GACTGGAAAGATCTGTGGCGGCCTGAGCTCGCAGGAAGAATTTCAATGGTTAATTCTCCCCGAGAGGTTATTGGTTCAGTTTTGAAGTATATGGGAGCATCGTACAATTCAAACAATATTGATTTGCAAGTTGCTGGTGGGAAGATTTCTGTTCAGCAGAATCTGGCATTATTGGCAAACCAG GTTCGACTGTTTGACAGTACACACTATCTGAAGGCATTTGGAATTGGAGATGTATGGGTTGCTGTTGGGTGGAGTAGTGATGTTCTTCCTGCTGTCAAAC GCAATCCCTGCTGCCTCAagacttga
- the LOC102628209 gene encoding uncharacterized protein LOC102628209 isoform X2 → MALSISSSPLVLTPNLNRSDSLSRLSYPTPRLRVSDKQCSIKAIRSSRTHIDPTPHNDRQPLYLHFKLPFQLASASVVLFLGFGVRICSAGPAQLPLAPIVTQQDQLLNQGTDQEDDEKLKQEFENWKSKTYALTVPLRVVSLQNSVPQSWVKEFMRSQGKRLKFQMNLCASIDGIVNNLSVPFNKVKAKSASYMGADLVSVGDSWLSFAIKKRLIEPIAGAEDQDWFKCLSHKWQDWKDLWRPELAGRISMVNSPREVIGSVLKYMGASYNSNNIDLQVAGGKISVQQNLALLANQVRLFDSTHYLKAFGIGDVWVAVGWSSDVLPAVKRMSNVAVVVPKSGASLWADLWAIPAASRLETKQIGGRVRGPSPLIHQWIEFCLQTARALPFKQEVIPGASPSALESTLVKLPEELLKGKPSLDTNLIVGVPPAEILARCEFLEPLSEATLSDYEWLVANLQKPAPVFMKRVRRYLSSLIQSFLAKATLKS, encoded by the exons ATGGCGTTATCAATATCATCTTCTCCACTCGTACTGACACCAAACCTTAACCGTTCAGATTCCCTTTCTCGACTTTCATACCCTACGCCCCGTCTACGTGTCTCCGATAAACAGTGCTCAATTAAGGCCATCAGATCATCCCGGACCCACATTGATCCAACGCCTCACAATGACCGACAACCTCTATATCTCCATTTCAAGCTCCCTTTTCAACTGGCTTCTGCTTCCGTCGTACTCTTTCTCGGATTCGGAGTCCGTATTTGCTCGGCCGGTCCCGCACAGCTCCCTCTCGCTCCAATTGTCACCCAACAAGACCAATTGCTTAATCAAGGCACAGACCAAGAAGATGATGAGAAATTGAAACAAGAATTTGAGAATTGGAAATCGAAAACGTACGCATTGACCGTGCCTTTAAGGGTTGTTTCTCTTCAAAATTCAGTGCCTCAATCTTGGGTTAAGGAATTTATGCGAAGTCAGGGAAAGAGATTGAAGTTTCAGATGAATTTGTGTGCTAGCATTGATGGGATCGTTAACAATTTATCTGTGCCCTTTAACAAAGTTAAGGCTAAGTCAGCCTCATATATGGGTGCTGATTTGGTTAGTGTTGGTGATTCATGGCTCAGCTTTGCGATTAAAAAGAGATTGATTGAGCCAATAGCTGGAGCTGAAGATCAAGATTGGTTCAAATGCTTAAGTCACAAATGGCAG GACTGGAAAGATCTGTGGCGGCCTGAGCTCGCAGGAAGAATTTCAATGGTTAATTCTCCCCGAGAGGTTATTGGTTCAGTTTTGAAGTATATGGGAGCATCGTACAATTCAAACAATATTGATTTGCAAGTTGCTGGTGGGAAGATTTCTGTTCAGCAGAATCTGGCATTATTGGCAAACCAG GTTCGACTGTTTGACAGTACACACTATCTGAAGGCATTTGGAATTGGAGATGTATGGGTTGCTGTTGGGTGGAGTAGTGATGTTCTTCCTGCTGTCAAACGTATGTCTAATGTTGCAGTTGTTGTTCCCAAGTCTGGCGCTAGCTTATGGGCCGATCTTTGG GCAATCCCTGCTGCCTCAagacttgaaacaaaacaaattggAGGGCGAGTCAGAGGTCCATCTCCATTAATCCATCAATGGATAGAATTCTGCTTGCAAACAGCGAGAGCATTGCCTTTCAAGCAAGAGGTTATCCCAGGCGCATCTCCCTCTGCCCTTGAGAGTACTCTGGTTAAGTTGCCTGAAGAACTTCTGAAGGGTAAACCAAGTCTGGATACTAACTTAATTGTTGGAGTACCCCCGGCTGAAATTCTGGCCAGATGTGAGTTTTTGGAGCCATTGTCTGAAGCTACATTGTCAGATTATGAGTGGCTGGTTGCTAATCTGCAAAAACCTGCTCCTGTCTTCATGAAAAGGGTGCGACGTTACTTGTCATCATTAATCCAAAGCTTTCTAGCAAAAGCTACATTGAAAAGTTAA
- the LOC102628209 gene encoding uncharacterized protein LOC102628209 isoform X1, with amino-acid sequence MALSISSSPLVLTPNLNRSDSLSRLSYPTPRLRVSDKQCSIKAIRSSRTHIDPTPHNDRQPLYLHFKLPFQLASASVVLFLGFGVRICSAGPAQLPLAPIVTQQDQLLNQGTDQEDDEKLKQEFENWKSKTYALTVPLRVVSLQNSVPQSWVKEFMRSQGKRLKFQMNLCASIDGIVNNLSVPFNKVKAKSASYMGADLVSVGDSWLSFAIKKRLIEPIAGAEDQDWFKCLSHKWQVYLCRNDAGEIDPRGKIWAAPYRWGTMVIAYKKSKFRKHNLAPIEDWKDLWRPELAGRISMVNSPREVIGSVLKYMGASYNSNNIDLQVAGGKISVQQNLALLANQVRLFDSTHYLKAFGIGDVWVAVGWSSDVLPAVKRMSNVAVVVPKSGASLWADLWAIPAASRLETKQIGGRVRGPSPLIHQWIEFCLQTARALPFKQEVIPGASPSALESTLVKLPEELLKGKPSLDTNLIVGVPPAEILARCEFLEPLSEATLSDYEWLVANLQKPAPVFMKRVRRYLSSLIQSFLAKATLKS; translated from the exons ATGGCGTTATCAATATCATCTTCTCCACTCGTACTGACACCAAACCTTAACCGTTCAGATTCCCTTTCTCGACTTTCATACCCTACGCCCCGTCTACGTGTCTCCGATAAACAGTGCTCAATTAAGGCCATCAGATCATCCCGGACCCACATTGATCCAACGCCTCACAATGACCGACAACCTCTATATCTCCATTTCAAGCTCCCTTTTCAACTGGCTTCTGCTTCCGTCGTACTCTTTCTCGGATTCGGAGTCCGTATTTGCTCGGCCGGTCCCGCACAGCTCCCTCTCGCTCCAATTGTCACCCAACAAGACCAATTGCTTAATCAAGGCACAGACCAAGAAGATGATGAGAAATTGAAACAAGAATTTGAGAATTGGAAATCGAAAACGTACGCATTGACCGTGCCTTTAAGGGTTGTTTCTCTTCAAAATTCAGTGCCTCAATCTTGGGTTAAGGAATTTATGCGAAGTCAGGGAAAGAGATTGAAGTTTCAGATGAATTTGTGTGCTAGCATTGATGGGATCGTTAACAATTTATCTGTGCCCTTTAACAAAGTTAAGGCTAAGTCAGCCTCATATATGGGTGCTGATTTGGTTAGTGTTGGTGATTCATGGCTCAGCTTTGCGATTAAAAAGAGATTGATTGAGCCAATAGCTGGAGCTGAAGATCAAGATTGGTTCAAATGCTTAAGTCACAAATGGCAG GTATATCTATGCAGGAATGATGCAGGAGAAATTGATCCTCGAGGTAAAATATGGGCGGCACCATACAGGTGGGGCACAATGGTGATAGCCTACAAGAAAAGTAAATTTCGAAAGCATAATTTGGCTCCAATTGAG GACTGGAAAGATCTGTGGCGGCCTGAGCTCGCAGGAAGAATTTCAATGGTTAATTCTCCCCGAGAGGTTATTGGTTCAGTTTTGAAGTATATGGGAGCATCGTACAATTCAAACAATATTGATTTGCAAGTTGCTGGTGGGAAGATTTCTGTTCAGCAGAATCTGGCATTATTGGCAAACCAG GTTCGACTGTTTGACAGTACACACTATCTGAAGGCATTTGGAATTGGAGATGTATGGGTTGCTGTTGGGTGGAGTAGTGATGTTCTTCCTGCTGTCAAACGTATGTCTAATGTTGCAGTTGTTGTTCCCAAGTCTGGCGCTAGCTTATGGGCCGATCTTTGG GCAATCCCTGCTGCCTCAagacttgaaacaaaacaaattggAGGGCGAGTCAGAGGTCCATCTCCATTAATCCATCAATGGATAGAATTCTGCTTGCAAACAGCGAGAGCATTGCCTTTCAAGCAAGAGGTTATCCCAGGCGCATCTCCCTCTGCCCTTGAGAGTACTCTGGTTAAGTTGCCTGAAGAACTTCTGAAGGGTAAACCAAGTCTGGATACTAACTTAATTGTTGGAGTACCCCCGGCTGAAATTCTGGCCAGATGTGAGTTTTTGGAGCCATTGTCTGAAGCTACATTGTCAGATTATGAGTGGCTGGTTGCTAATCTGCAAAAACCTGCTCCTGTCTTCATGAAAAGGGTGCGACGTTACTTGTCATCATTAATCCAAAGCTTTCTAGCAAAAGCTACATTGAAAAGTTAA